In one window of Flavobacterium ginsengisoli DNA:
- a CDS encoding OmpA family protein translates to MKARKLILIFLLFSFISNVNAQNPFTTMNIKYADKKYEEYAYADAIKVYETLVNSETTNEGVIQRLANSYYFNGELKNALKWYEQLFVINENQEAEYLYRYAQSLKSAGDYRRSDEILQKFNQKATAEKRADLIRKDKNYLEDIKENSGRFQIADAGVNSRYSDYGSVVYNNKIVFTSARDTGGVVKSNFQWTNRSFSRLYTADLMPDGSVGKPELLVKRKKDNFNESSPIFTKDGRTMYFTRNNFTDGKRRSNDKNVTLLKLYKAEFIDNEWKNVAELPFNSDQYSTAHPALSVDEKTLYFASDMPGTLGQSDIYKVAINEDGTFGTPENLGPTINTEARETFPFISGDNELYFASDGRPGLGGLDVFASRIKANGTYDDVLNVGEPVNSKQDDFAFSIDSKTRSGYFSSNRENGLGMDDIYRFTETRRLICEQNLSGNVTDAESNEILANTSLTLFNEKFDPVGTITTDEKGNYLFPDLRCGKKYTIRTAKNDYNAKEVVVTISKEKGETTQLIALNKVFKPLAAKTVAIKKVAISPVKVGSIRVGVDIAKLLNLPMNFFDLGKATIKKTSEPQLMKVVNLLNEYPTMKLDIRSHTDSRSSSESNQILSEKRAQSTKNWLIQKGISEDRLTAKGYGETQLVNKCADGVKCTEKQHMQNRRSEFIIVAM, encoded by the coding sequence ATGAAAGCTAGAAAATTAATATTGATCTTTTTACTGTTTAGTTTTATTTCAAATGTAAATGCACAAAATCCATTTACTACAATGAACATAAAATATGCAGATAAAAAATACGAAGAGTACGCTTACGCAGATGCTATAAAAGTATACGAGACATTGGTAAATTCAGAAACTACTAATGAAGGTGTAATTCAGCGTTTAGCCAATTCATATTATTTTAATGGAGAGTTAAAAAATGCATTAAAATGGTATGAGCAATTATTCGTGATAAACGAAAACCAAGAAGCTGAATATTTGTACAGATATGCCCAATCATTAAAATCGGCAGGAGATTATCGAAGATCTGATGAGATTTTGCAGAAATTCAATCAGAAAGCAACTGCAGAGAAAAGGGCAGATCTTATTAGAAAAGACAAAAATTATTTAGAAGATATAAAAGAAAACTCAGGCCGATTTCAAATAGCCGATGCTGGAGTTAATTCTAGATATTCAGATTACGGAAGTGTAGTTTACAACAATAAAATCGTTTTTACATCTGCGCGCGATACAGGCGGAGTCGTGAAATCCAACTTTCAATGGACAAACAGATCTTTCTCTAGATTATATACAGCCGATTTAATGCCAGATGGAAGTGTTGGAAAGCCAGAACTTTTAGTAAAAAGAAAAAAAGACAATTTTAATGAGTCAAGTCCAATTTTTACAAAAGACGGACGCACTATGTATTTTACCCGAAATAATTTCACAGATGGCAAAAGACGTAGCAACGACAAAAACGTAACCTTATTAAAATTGTACAAAGCAGAATTTATCGATAACGAATGGAAAAATGTTGCAGAACTTCCGTTCAATAGCGATCAATACAGCACGGCACATCCTGCTTTAAGCGTAGACGAAAAAACACTTTATTTTGCATCAGATATGCCGGGAACTTTAGGACAATCGGATATTTATAAAGTAGCGATCAATGAAGACGGAACTTTCGGTACGCCAGAAAATCTTGGACCAACAATTAATACAGAAGCAAGAGAAACTTTTCCTTTTATTTCTGGAGACAACGAATTGTATTTTGCTTCTGACGGACGTCCAGGTTTAGGCGGATTGGATGTTTTTGCTTCTCGTATAAAAGCCAACGGAACTTATGATGACGTTCTAAATGTTGGAGAACCTGTAAATAGCAAACAAGACGATTTTGCTTTTAGCATTGATAGTAAAACCAGAAGCGGTTATTTTTCTTCAAACAGAGAAAACGGACTAGGGATGGATGATATTTACAGATTTACAGAAACTAGAAGATTAATCTGCGAACAAAATTTATCTGGAAATGTTACTGATGCAGAATCAAACGAAATCTTAGCGAATACTTCTCTGACTCTTTTTAATGAAAAATTTGATCCAGTTGGAACAATTACAACAGACGAAAAAGGAAATTATCTTTTTCCTGATTTAAGATGTGGTAAAAAATATACCATTAGAACAGCTAAGAATGATTACAATGCCAAAGAAGTTGTAGTAACTATTAGTAAAGAAAAAGGAGAAACTACTCAATTAATTGCATTAAATAAAGTTTTCAAACCTCTTGCGGCAAAAACGGTAGCAATCAAAAAAGTCGCGATAAGCCCGGTAAAAGTAGGTTCTATAAGAGTAGGTGTAGATATTGCAAAACTATTAAACCTGCCTATGAATTTCTTTGATTTGGGTAAAGCAACCATCAAGAAAACATCAGAACCGCAGTTAATGAAAGTGGTGAATCTTTTAAACGAATATCCAACAATGAAACTTGATATTCGTTCTCATACCGATAGCCGGTCTTCTTCAGAGAGCAATCAGATTCTTTCAGAAAAAAGAGCACAATCAACCAAAAATTGGCTAATTCAAAAAGGAATCAGCGAAGACAGACTAACAGCAAAAGGTTATGGCGAAACGCAATTAGTAAACAAATGTGCAGATGGAGTAAAATGTACAGAAAAACAGCACATGCAAAATAGACGAAGCGAGTTTATTATTGTGGCAATGTAA